The DNA region TATGATGAGCTAAAAGATTTAGATGAAATAAACTCAGAATTTGAAAGAACAGATGTAGCTGTAGTAGTAGGTGCTAATGATGTTACAAATCCTAATGCCAGAACAGATACGAGCTCTCCTATTTATGGAATGCCCATATTAAATGTAGATAAAGCAAAATCAGTAATTGTTCTTAAAAGATCAATGGCTTCAGGTTTCTCAGGAGTTCAAAACGAACTTTTTTTCTTAGATAAAACTAATATGCTATTTGGTGATGCTAAGGATTCTATAGAGGGCATGATAAGACTAAGATCCAGTGGGTTCTGTAGATTCTTCAGTTGCTTTCTCAGTCTGACCACCTAAACCTAGAGCCTCTTGTTTGAGCTGTATGTATCTGTGACCATTTATATTTGAAAGACCTTTGTGAGATCTTTTATTACCTCTTCTTGCTCTTGTATGTTTCTTTTTGGGTAAAGCAGTCAATTTCTTACTTTCTGATTATAACTAAAACAATATTATAATTTATAAATTTTATTTTTGAGTATCAAAAATACTACTAAATTTCGTATGTTTTAAGTTTTTTTGATAATTTTCCAATATAAAGGAATGTAACAGATGATATAAAAAATATAACTGCACCTGCATATAAAACTATTTCATAGGAATTTGTTACATCATAAATATAACCTGCAGAAACTGGTGTAACCACAAGAGCTGCGTTATAAAATGGCCCTAATAAACCTCTTATAACACCATAGTTTTTTCTTCCAAATAAGTCCCCCACTAATGACCAATTCAATCCTGATCCAGCTTCTGATCCAACCAATAACAATAAAGAAAGTAATAAAAAAACTGAATTGCTAGAAATATTTACCAATATAAGAGATAATCCTGATGCCGAATAACATATGGTCAATACTTTAGGTCTACCAATTTTATCACTAAGCCTTCCCATAATTAATATAACTGGTACACCTACAAGTGCTAAGAAACCAACATACCAAGCTGCTTCAGTAGCTGATATACCTTTCCAGACAAGTATAGGAATCATATGGACAAAAATTGCTCCGTGTATTGAAAGTCTTAGGGTTGTAGCAATAGTCAAAAACCAAAATGCAGATGTTCTTAAGGCTTCCTTCCATGAATATCCTGAAACATAATAAGATAATTCGTCTTCTGATTTTTCTTCAGATTTCTTAAACTTTTCTCCATCTGGAAGCAATCCCATGGATTCTGGAGTCCTTCTATAAATAAGTCCTAATGGAGTTATAAAAACAAGCAAAAATATTCCTAAAATAAGAACTGCATTTTGCCATCCCCAGGTATATACAATATAAGAAAAAGTTGGAACTAAAATAGCCGACCCTAGTCTAAAAGAAGCTGAGTTTATACTCATAACCAAGCCTCTTTTCTTAATGAACCAATTATTCAAAGCAACAAAAGCGGTCTGCATAAAACTAGTTGTAGCTCCGATTGATACAATAACCACATAAATTAATAGAAATTGTATAAAATTTTCTGTTCTTGAAAGTAATATGTATCCTATACCAGCCATTGCTGTACCTATAATTGCCAAAGGTCTTGGTCCAAATTTATCCATCAACCATCCAGTAATAGGACCAAGTAATCCATTTTCTGCTCTTGCCAAAGCGAATAGCAAGGATGTTTGAGCAGATGATATTCCAAAAGTTTGAGAGATAGGAATAAATAAAACTGTAAAACCTTGCCAATGGATACTGCCTCCAAGGCC from Dehalococcoidia bacterium includes:
- a CDS encoding ribosomal protein L32; translation: MTALPKKKHTRARRGNKRSHKGLSNINGHRYIQLKQEALGLGGQTEKATEESTEPTGS
- a CDS encoding MFS transporter yields the protein MKKPKNIFFGWWIVISAALQNGLGGSIHWQGFTVLFIPISQTFGISSAQTSLLFALARAENGLLGPITGWLMDKFGPRPLAIIGTAMAGIGYILLSRTENFIQFLLIYVVIVSIGATTSFMQTAFVALNNWFIKKRGLVMSINSASFRLGSAILVPTFSYIVYTWGWQNAVLILGIFLLVFITPLGLIYRRTPESMGLLPDGEKFKKSEEKSEDELSYYVSGYSWKEALRTSAFWFLTIATTLRLSIHGAIFVHMIPILVWKGISATEAAWYVGFLALVGVPVILIMGRLSDKIGRPKVLTICYSASGLSLILVNISSNSVFLLLSLLLLVGSEAGSGLNWSLVGDLFGRKNYGVIRGLLGPFYNAALVVTPVSAGYIYDVTNSYEIVLYAGAVIFFISSVTFLYIGKLSKKLKTYEI